A segment of the Macrotis lagotis isolate mMagLag1 chromosome 8, bilby.v1.9.chrom.fasta, whole genome shotgun sequence genome:
AGAGTAGGTTGATTCTGGGCAAGCTTCCTTCCAGGAATTGAAAGTCTGAAGCTGCCCTCTCTCTGGCAGATGGTGTGGTATATGCCCTAGGTGGAATGGGTTCAGACACAGCCCCACAAGCTCTGGTGAGGATGTACGAACCTTCAAGGGACCGATGGCTCTCCTTACCTTCCATGCCCACACCCTGCTATGGGGCCTCCACGTTTCTTCAGGGAAATAAGATCTTTGTTCTAGGTAAGTGACTCCGGGTCTGAGGTTGAAAATTTGGGTGACTAGAGTTAGGGATTTATGGCCACAAGACAATTTCTGATTGAGACCAGCAAGGATTAGACCTTGAACTTGTTCTCCCAAACATTGCTTTCATTCTTTGCTGTGGGCAGCAGAGCTTGATGTAAATAATTGAGAATTGCATGATTTATGCATTAGGAGAAGGACCAAGGGATTGGAGGCTGAAAGGCTGAGAAGAGAGGATGTCCTGGTCTGACTCCTCTTggaatcttttccctttttttttccagggggCCGCCAGGGGAAGTTGCCTGTAACTGCTTTTGAGGTCTTCGATGTTGAGATGCAGAATTGGACTCGGTACCCAAGTGTGCCCAGCCGGCGGGCCTTTGCTAGCTGTGCCATGGCAGAAGGCAGCTTCTTTAGCCTGGGGGGCCTGCAGCAGCCTGGACCCCATAACTTCTATTCCCGCCCACATTTTGTCAACACTGTGGAAATGTTTGACTCTGAGCAGGGTAAGTGCGAGGTCACTAGCAGGCCAAGAGTCTGAGTGCAGAGATCCAAGGGCATGGGCATTTCTGTTTAGATGCAGGACTAAACTTGGTCTTCAGGTCCATTTCTATTCTCCCTTGGGAGCCATAGCAGAGGGGTAAAAGCACAGAGAAACTTGTCTTTTGTTTCCTGCAGGTACCTGGACAAAGCTTCCTCGTTCTCTTCGAATGAGGGAGAAAAGGGCAGACTTTGTGACTGGCTACCTTGGGGGCCGAGTCGTGGCAGTGGGAGGCCTTGGTGAGTTTCATTAGAGCTCTAGTCTTGTTTGTTATATCTCTGAGGTGAGGTGGGGAGAAGGTAGGAGTGTGGGAGTAGTGAGCTTTGCCCCATGGAGTTACAGTGATTACATTGGTACGTGGAGTGCTAACATCTGAAGCTTAGACACTGTCTTCACTTTCTTGGGTGTGTATTGATGTATAAAGACATTTAATGGACCTTCAGTTTACCTACCCATAAATTGGGGATGGGTTAATTTCCTTAACTTCACAGAGATGATTTCAGAACATAAATAGATGAGgacttttaaaactcaaatatgAAGTGGATTTTCTTAGGGATCTTTGCTATGGTAAGGGGAGGTCTTCTGAAAGAATTGAGTATACTTTTCAGCATTAATGAAGTCCTTCTGCTTGTAGGATTAGGGTATGGTGTACAAAGGACACAGACTTAGGAGCCAGACAACCTAGGTTCAAAATGTGACTGACCATGGATGAATTACAGAACCTCTGAGAGGCTCACTTTACTCTTCTTTAAGATAGGATTCCAGTATAATCTATGCTTATCCCAACAGGGTTGTCAAGGAAGGTACTTTGTACACCTTAAAGCACCAAATAAAAGTAGTTATAAAACCAGaggcttggactagatgacttgtGGGGTTCCTGGACTCAGTGTTCTTGGGGAAGGACTGGTATAGGGCTGCCATGTAGATTGGCCTTCTGGGGCTACCCTTGTACCCAGAGCTCAGATTCTCATCACCCTGGATCTCTCCTCTCAAAGGCAACCAGCCATGTCCCCTGGGCTCTGTAGAAGGCTTCAGCCTGGCAAGGAGGAAATGGGAGACACTGCCCTCGATGCCGACAGCTCGATGTTCCTGTTCCAGTCTCCAGGCCGGGCAACAGCTTTTTGTCATTGGTGGAGTGGCCCAGGGCCCCAGTGGAGCTGTGGAGTCCTTATGCCTACGGGATGGGGTCTGAAGACTGGCACTACCTACCCGATGAGATATGCCCACCAAAGACTACATTGGCGCTTTCTGCAGAGACTGGGTggtagggaggggaggagggtgtgCTGCCACCCCTGGCTCAGTGATACTGTTTTCCTAACCATGTTTAGAACAAAATTTGGCTTCCTGAGATAGGAGTAGTGCAGAGACATGAGCACGCCCTCAGGAAGAGCTGAACCTGGGACATGGAACAATAGCTAAAGGGTTGACCCACTTCTATCCTTAGAGAGTAGGGTGAGTAGGGGAGGTGGTGAGGGCAAGTTAAGCTGGCTACCTATGACTGAGCTCTCTGGCATTAACACATCTTGAGCATCAGGGCTCTAGGGACTCCCCCAGTTTACTCTATCCCTATACTCCCTTTGCCCTTCTCCGATGTGGTTCCCACCCCAGTTCTACCACAACAGGGAGTTGCTGTGGCCCTTCATAGCTGTCTCATCCCTGAGGGCCTAAACTGAGAAAGTCAGGAATAGCTCATGGGACCCAACAGGAAGTCCTCCCTAGTTAGTGCCTATAAGGAGGTGACTTGACACACTTGCACCTCCTCAATAAAGTTGGCCTTCACTGTAAACACCACACTGTAAACACACAACACTCAGTGGAACTGTTTGTACTGAGGGAACAAAATACCTGTGATTTGGGGGGTGTTCTTGTGTGGGGGAAATCTGAATTTTATCCTGCTCAAAGACCTCTCTGCTTACTACTGGTATAAGGTGGACAGAAAGTTACTAAATGGAATTGGCACTGGACACTGGTTATAC
Coding sequences within it:
- the KLHDC8B gene encoding kelch domain-containing protein 8B; this translates as MAAGGARSFAWHVFPAMPTCRVYCTPAFQDGHLFVLGGCSRAGLPLGTAELLDLASHKWLPLPPLPTPRAGAAAVALGKQVLVIGGVDAGQSPLASVEAYHLDEGRWEPRAALAQPAMGVSALERDGVVYALGGMGSDTAPQALVRMYEPSRDRWLSLPSMPTPCYGASTFLQGNKIFVLGGRQGKLPVTAFEVFDVEMQNWTRYPSVPSRRAFASCAMAEGSFFSLGGLQQPGPHNFYSRPHFVNTVEMFDSEQGTWTKLPRSLRMREKRADFVTGYLGGRVVAVGGLGNQPCPLGSVEGFSLARRKWETLPSMPTARCSCSSLQAGQQLFVIGGVAQGPSGAVESLCLRDGV